One stretch of Cellulomonas wangsupingiae DNA includes these proteins:
- the cobA gene encoding uroporphyrinogen-III C-methyltransferase has translation MTTLLGAELTDRPVLVVGGGPVAARRAEALVDDGARVHVVAPHVCEHLADLVVAGRARWSDREVVESDLDDVWLVHTATGERATDAAVVAWATARRVFCVDAGGQRRAAAGTARTPATTRAGDVLVGVVSTAGADPRRSVRVRDRLAAHLRAGDVDLRRRRPAADRGRVVLVGGGPGDVGLLTVAGRRALAEADVVVADRLGPSDVLDELPADVEVVDVGKSPGHHPVPQDEINRILVEHAQRGRVVVRLKGGDPFVYGRGGEEVLACRSAGVPVTVVPGVSSAFAAAAAAGIPLTHRGLVGAVHVMNGTDGWSSAALTGLRERSCTVVVLMGVGALPALVRGALSGGVDPDVPVAVVERATLPDQRVTHAALHEVAAVASARGVRAPAVLVLGDVARPGLLDVPQDERVHAPGPGAATMGA, from the coding sequence GTGACCACGCTCCTCGGTGCCGAGCTGACCGACCGGCCCGTCCTGGTGGTGGGGGGCGGCCCGGTGGCCGCCCGCCGTGCCGAGGCGCTGGTGGACGACGGGGCGCGCGTGCACGTGGTCGCACCGCACGTCTGCGAGCACCTCGCGGACCTCGTGGTCGCCGGACGCGCCCGCTGGTCGGACCGTGAGGTCGTCGAGTCCGACCTGGACGACGTGTGGCTCGTGCACACGGCGACGGGGGAGCGGGCGACCGACGCGGCCGTCGTCGCGTGGGCGACGGCCCGCCGGGTGTTCTGCGTCGACGCCGGCGGGCAGCGGCGTGCCGCCGCCGGGACCGCGCGCACGCCCGCGACGACGCGGGCCGGTGACGTGCTCGTGGGCGTCGTGTCGACCGCCGGCGCGGACCCGCGGCGCAGCGTGCGGGTGCGCGACCGGCTCGCGGCCCACCTGCGCGCCGGGGACGTCGACCTGCGCCGGCGCCGGCCCGCGGCCGACCGGGGACGCGTCGTGCTCGTCGGCGGCGGGCCCGGGGACGTGGGTCTGCTGACCGTCGCGGGCCGCCGGGCGCTCGCCGAGGCGGACGTCGTGGTGGCGGACCGGCTGGGCCCGTCCGACGTGCTCGACGAGCTGCCCGCGGACGTCGAGGTCGTCGACGTCGGCAAGTCGCCCGGGCACCACCCGGTGCCGCAGGACGAGATCAACCGCATCCTCGTCGAGCACGCGCAGCGCGGGCGCGTGGTCGTGCGGCTCAAGGGCGGCGACCCGTTCGTGTACGGGCGCGGCGGCGAGGAGGTGCTGGCCTGCCGGTCCGCGGGGGTGCCGGTCACGGTGGTCCCGGGAGTGAGCAGCGCCTTCGCCGCGGCCGCCGCCGCGGGCATCCCGCTCACGCACCGCGGGCTGGTCGGGGCGGTGCACGTGATGAACGGCACCGACGGCTGGTCGTCGGCCGCGCTGACGGGGCTGCGGGAGAGGTCGTGCACGGTCGTGGTGCTCATGGGCGTCGGGGCGCTGCCGGCGCTCGTGCGCGGCGCCCTGAGCGGCGGTGTGGATCCCGACGTCCCGGTCGCCGTGGTGGAGCGCGCGACCCTCCCGGACCAGCGCGTGACGCACGCGGCGCTGCACGAGGTGGCCGCGGTGGCGTCGGCGCGGGGCGTGCGCGCGCCCGCGGTCCTCGTCCTCGGGGACGTGGCCCGTCCGGGGCTGCTCGACGTGCCGCAGGACGAACGTGTGCACGCGCCGGGCCCGGGCGCCGCCACAATGGGCGCGTGA
- the nirD gene encoding nitrite reductase small subunit NirD — translation MTTIDDVATTWLTVCRLDDLARERGAAALVPDEVGGAPVLTQVALFRLLDDRVLAVQQHDPFSDAHVLARGIVGTRRVDGQDVPTVASPMHKQVFDLRTGVCLDPAGKVPRPGLLPDLRTWDVEVVDGDVRVAVTAGAR, via the coding sequence GTGACGACCATCGACGACGTGGCCACGACGTGGCTGACCGTGTGCCGGCTCGACGACCTCGCGCGCGAGCGCGGCGCGGCGGCCCTGGTCCCTGACGAGGTCGGGGGCGCGCCCGTCCTCACGCAGGTGGCGCTGTTCCGCCTGCTCGACGACCGTGTGCTGGCCGTGCAGCAGCACGACCCGTTCTCCGACGCGCACGTCCTGGCGCGCGGGATCGTCGGGACGCGCCGCGTCGACGGGCAGGACGTCCCGACCGTCGCGTCCCCCATGCACAAGCAGGTGTTCGACCTGCGCACGGGCGTGTGCCTGGACCCGGCCGGCAAGGTGCCGCGGCCCGGCCTGCTGCCGGACCTGCGGACGTGGGACGTCGAGGTGGTCGACGGCGACGTCCGCGTCGCGGTGACCGCGGGTGCGCGGTGA